In Camelina sativa cultivar DH55 chromosome 13, Cs, whole genome shotgun sequence, the genomic window CCAACTTCCCGGTTCCCAAGGCAGAAAAATGTTAGGTAGTCTCTAGGGTTTGCATCTAAACCTTTCTTGCTAAGCGCAATGATGATATCTGTATACATCATCTCCATTGTTCTCCTTTGCCAGTCTAGTATTGCTTGAACCGAAGCAGAGCCAGGTTTACCTTCAGGCCATAACGGTATCACGATATACGCGGCAAACCTCTCGCCTGCCTCGATCTTGCTCACGATTTTGAGAGAAATTTCTTTGGGAATGAGTTGTAATGCATTGATCTCATTCAAGTTAATGTCTCTAGAGTTCCATCCAAAGGAGCTTCCAAGAAAATATTGGTTCTCTATGTAGATGAAGTGCTTGGCTCTCCTTATGCCATTAACGTACGCGTCTTGTATGCTTCTTTCGATCACGTTATCTTTCCCGCTTATAAGTCCTACACTTGAAGCTTCACGTGGATCCTCTGGAAACCCTTCAACTGCACCGTTATCTATGGACCGGAAAACTTGAACTGTCCAGCCTTCTTCATTGTCTGGTTGTACAATTGGAAGTGGCGGAACAGTGATCTCTGCGAGCTGTGCCATTGATATAAGGTACCTTCTACCACTACCTGTAAACACACGAAATTAGTTTCTAATGAATCAATGACTTTAATGACTTTTGTTTAGCGTTACCATTTCTTCACACACTAACTTATGTGCTTTATAAAAGAGGTTAATGTGTtggctcaaaaaaaaaaaattgttaattagcATTTTTCACAAACAAAATGTTTCTTCCCGTTAATTAGCatttacatgtaaaaaaaattgtttaaagaaTTAAAGTTGTAAATGTTGATTTTACTTATTTAGAGAATATCACCATTTCTCTTAAAACATgtaaacgcaaaaaaaaaatccttgaagccttataaaatttgttttcaataCCTTGTTTCATCCACCTCTGCTCAAAATTGTATAAAACATCCCACGCGGCAGGACCATCCACCTTGCAGTGAATATCGTGCCATGGCTCACGTGGACCGCCTTTTCTAATTGAAGCGCCATCAAAGTTTGGCTGGTGAAAGTCATTAGCATGAACACCATTCAAAGTACCAAACAAAGGATGCTCCACAGTGTCGTATCTCCCATCACAAAGATCAATCCCTCCAAGAAAACTCACTATCCTTCTCTTGGTTCTTGACCCATCCACTTCACCGTCCACCACAATCGTTTTTTGATGGTGAGAAAACATGGTAGCGACCTCGAACCCTTGCACAATGCTCTCACCAGTATCCGGATTCCGCGGACAGAGAACGCAACGCACTTTCGTGTTCTTGAAGTAATTGTAAGTTTCTTGATCATGAGTCATCATCAAACCGTCTCCCCTAAACACTTCGTTAGACGTTCTATCGTCCCACACAAGCATCAGAACGGTCACGTTTTCATCCGCTTTCTTCTTCAGCAATTCCCCTAACTTCAGGTTCCCTCCCTGTCTAGATTGTTTAGGATCCCTGATCAATGTTACGTTGGTGTATACCGACCAACCAGCTATGTATATCAAATGTTTTGCATCCCATATCGCATCGAAGATCTCTTCCCAACACCGATGATGCTTATAAATCACTTGTCCTCCCGCGAGAGTAATATCAGGGTATTCGCTAAGAACGTGAGCGTCTTGGTAAAGAGTAACTTTGCAACCTTCTCTTTGGTTGAAAAACGCGTTAGGAACTCCCTTGAAAGAAGGTAATATGATTCCTTTATTCCAATTCACGTCCTGTGTCACGTGAGTGAACTTCACACGGACATGGA contains:
- the LOC104736558 gene encoding phospholipase D alpha 3-like — its product is MTEQLLLHGTLEVKIYRIDKLHQRSRFNLCGKGNKEPTGKKTQSQIKRLTDSCTNLFGGHLYATVDLDRSRVARTMMRRHPRWLQSFYIYTAHSISKIVFTVKEDEPVSASLIGRAYLPVTEVITGQPIDRWLDILDENRRPIQGDAKLHVRVKFTHVTQDVNWNKGIILPSFKGVPNAFFNQREGCKVTLYQDAHVLSEYPDITLAGGQVIYKHHRCWEEIFDAIWDAKHLIYIAGWSVYTNVTLIRDPKQSRQGGNLKLGELLKKKADENVTVLMLVWDDRTSNEVFRGDGLMMTHDQETYNYFKNTKVRCVLCPRNPDTGESIVQGFEVATMFSHHQKTIVVDGEVDGSRTKRRIVSFLGGIDLCDGRYDTVEHPLFGTLNGVHANDFHQPNFDGASIRKGGPREPWHDIHCKVDGPAAWDVLYNFEQRWMKQGSGRRYLISMAQLAEITVPPLPIVQPDNEEGWTVQVFRSIDNGAVEGFPEDPREASSVGLISGKDNVIERSIQDAYVNGIRRAKHFIYIENQYFLGSSFGWNSRDINLNEINALQLIPKEISLKIVSKIEAGERFAAYIVIPLWPEGKPGSASVQAILDWQRRTMEMMYTDIIIALSKKGLDANPRDYLTFFCLGNREVGKAGEYLPPEKPEPNSDYARAQESRRFMIYVHSKMMIVDDEYIIIGSANINQRSMDGGRDSEIAMGAYQPSHLLSTNNMRPTGQVFSFRISLWLEHLRIITNAFQCPESEECIRMVNAKADELWGLYSAQEYPRDQDLPGHLLSYPISIGSNGEVTNLAGTDFFPDTNAKVVGEKSNYLPPILTS